Proteins found in one Maridesulfovibrio sp. genomic segment:
- a CDS encoding thiamine pyrophosphate-dependent enzyme, which yields MSEQEILAFDKADAIVDVPTHYCPGCQHGIAHRLAGELLSEMGLTENTLLVTSIGCSVFLYNYLKVDSVEAPHGRAPAVATGVKRARSDKFVLSYQGDGDLASIGMAEIMHCANRGEKVSIIFVNNTVYGMTGGQMAPTTMEGQKTTTSPAGRNPDKEGMPIKMAEIIASLGGTAYAARVALNNVKNIRKAKKAMKKAFEVQQKGLGFGFVELLATCPTNWRMTPIQANERIENEMIPYFPLGVYKDVTEED from the coding sequence ATGAGCGAACAAGAAATTCTCGCCTTTGACAAGGCTGACGCTATTGTAGACGTTCCCACTCACTACTGCCCCGGCTGTCAGCATGGTATAGCCCACAGACTCGCGGGTGAACTGCTCAGCGAAATGGGCCTGACCGAAAACACCCTTTTGGTCACTTCCATCGGCTGTTCCGTATTCCTCTACAACTACCTCAAGGTAGACAGTGTGGAAGCACCTCACGGTCGCGCCCCGGCAGTAGCCACTGGCGTAAAACGTGCCCGTAGTGACAAATTCGTCCTTTCTTATCAGGGTGATGGCGACCTCGCCTCCATCGGTATGGCTGAGATCATGCACTGCGCGAACCGCGGTGAAAAAGTTTCCATCATCTTCGTCAACAACACCGTTTACGGTATGACCGGCGGACAGATGGCACCCACTACCATGGAAGGCCAGAAAACCACCACATCACCTGCCGGACGTAATCCGGATAAGGAAGGAATGCCTATCAAGATGGCGGAAATCATCGCCTCTCTCGGTGGTACAGCATACGCAGCACGTGTAGCCTTGAACAATGTCAAGAACATACGCAAGGCCAAGAAAGCCATGAAAAAGGCTTTCGAGGTACAGCAGAAAGGACTCGGCTTCGGCTTTGTCGAGCTGCTCGCCACCTGCCCCACCAACTGGAGAATGACCCCAATTCAGGCGAATGAAAGGATTGAAAATGAAATGATCCCGTACTTCCCGCTTGGTGTTTATAAAGACGTAACCGAGGAGGACTAA
- the fliP gene encoding flagellar type III secretion system pore protein FliP (The bacterial flagellar biogenesis protein FliP forms a type III secretion system (T3SS)-type pore required for flagellar assembly.): MHKLIPTLPGILQKNIPALLTLSAILLLVIPAAAFAQETIPTLTLNLAAGQDEPEQVSRLLEILFLLTVLGMAPSIMLTMTSFTRIIIVFHFLRQAMGTQQMPPNQILASLAIFMTVVIMMPTGKVINDTALQPYLNEEIGFTEALKKAEIPVRAFLFKQTREKDLSIFYSITGEKRPETKEDVNTMLLVAAYTISELKTGFTIGFLIYVPFLILDMVIASILLAMGMMMLPPAMVSLPFKILLFIMVDGWSLLTGSIVNTFH; the protein is encoded by the coding sequence ATGCACAAACTGATTCCGACTTTGCCGGGTATCTTGCAAAAGAACATTCCGGCACTTCTGACTCTTAGCGCAATCCTTTTGCTGGTTATACCGGCAGCAGCCTTTGCACAGGAGACCATACCTACTCTGACTCTTAACCTCGCTGCAGGGCAGGACGAGCCGGAGCAGGTTTCAAGACTGCTGGAAATCCTTTTCCTGCTGACCGTTCTGGGAATGGCGCCGTCCATTATGCTGACGATGACCTCCTTTACCAGAATCATTATCGTATTCCATTTCCTGCGTCAGGCCATGGGAACGCAGCAGATGCCTCCGAACCAGATTCTGGCTTCATTGGCCATATTTATGACCGTAGTCATCATGATGCCAACGGGAAAGGTCATCAATGATACGGCTCTTCAGCCTTACCTCAATGAAGAAATCGGTTTTACTGAAGCCCTTAAGAAGGCGGAAATTCCCGTAAGGGCGTTTTTATTCAAACAAACCCGTGAAAAAGACCTCTCCATCTTTTATTCCATCACCGGAGAAAAACGTCCGGAAACCAAAGAAGATGTAAATACCATGCTGCTTGTCGCGGCTTACACAATCAGTGAGCTTAAGACCGGGTTCACAATCGGTTTCCTGATTTATGTGCCGTTCCTTATTCTGGATATGGTCATAGCGAGTATCCTTTTGGCCATGGGTATGATGATGTTGCCCCCGGCAATGGTTTCATTACCGTTTAAAATTTTACTGTTCATCATGGTTGACGGCTGGTCGCTGCTCACGGGCTCCATCGTCAACACATTTCATTGA
- the fliQ gene encoding flagellar biosynthesis protein FliQ, whose product MTPEFVIGFAKQSIELALTLALPMLAVGLVVGIFVSVIQAATQIQEMTLTFVPKIVSMFLALLFAFPWIMDKMIDFTRNIFINLPTYIK is encoded by the coding sequence ATGACCCCGGAATTTGTAATTGGGTTTGCGAAGCAGTCTATTGAGCTGGCTTTGACTCTGGCACTGCCTATGCTCGCGGTGGGGCTGGTTGTGGGGATTTTTGTCTCTGTTATTCAGGCTGCAACCCAGATTCAGGAAATGACCCTTACCTTTGTGCCTAAAATTGTGTCTATGTTTTTGGCCCTGCTTTTTGCATTTCCGTGGATCATGGATAAAATGATTGATTTCACACGCAATATTTTTATCAATCTTCCTACGTATATCAAATAG
- a CDS encoding NAD-dependent succinate-semialdehyde dehydrogenase has product MAIQSTNPMTGRVEKSFDEFTSAQIFSAVSDVNCAFTSWKNSSMEFRADCLRSFAVLLRERADHFAELMAAEMGKPLKSGRAEVLKSATVCDFYADNGPSMLASEPKTVDGMKCWVDYAPMGTVLAVMPWNYPIWQVLRIAVPTLMAGNTMLLKHASNVPQCALALEQAFRDSIFPENVFRSLLIGAGQVEHVLKHDSVVGVCLTGSEGAGRKVAAAAGAQLKKSVMELGGSDAFVVLADADLDKAASLGAESRCSNAGQACIAAKRFIVHTDIYDEFVSKLSECMNSVSIGDPFDENTVMGPLASHQFRNDLQAQVDKCINAGGKIVMGGAIPEGEGAFYPPTIITDVPFKNEAGRDELFGPVALVFRAESEDQAMEMANDSLFGLGGSVWTRDEEKGLRLARRIEAGLVYVNGRVSSRPPLPFGGVKNSGYGRELSTYGIREFVNVKSVCIG; this is encoded by the coding sequence ATGGCTATCCAGAGTACCAACCCCATGACCGGGCGAGTTGAAAAAAGTTTTGATGAGTTCACTTCCGCGCAGATCTTTTCTGCCGTTTCCGATGTAAATTGTGCTTTCACTTCATGGAAAAACAGTTCCATGGAATTTCGGGCGGATTGCCTAAGAAGCTTTGCCGTGCTGCTTCGCGAACGCGCGGATCATTTTGCAGAGCTCATGGCTGCTGAGATGGGTAAACCACTTAAGTCCGGCCGGGCCGAGGTACTCAAGTCCGCAACTGTCTGCGATTTCTACGCTGACAATGGGCCATCCATGCTGGCCAGTGAGCCGAAAACCGTCGACGGCATGAAATGTTGGGTGGACTATGCCCCCATGGGAACAGTCTTAGCCGTAATGCCGTGGAATTATCCCATATGGCAGGTTTTACGTATTGCCGTGCCGACACTTATGGCAGGCAATACAATGCTCTTAAAACATGCTTCTAACGTCCCTCAGTGCGCATTAGCCCTTGAGCAGGCCTTTCGCGATTCAATTTTTCCGGAAAATGTATTCCGCTCTCTGCTTATAGGGGCAGGACAGGTTGAGCATGTCTTGAAACATGATTCCGTCGTCGGGGTCTGTCTGACCGGGAGTGAAGGAGCCGGGCGTAAAGTCGCTGCTGCAGCAGGGGCACAGCTCAAAAAATCCGTAATGGAACTGGGGGGGAGCGATGCCTTTGTAGTTCTTGCGGATGCCGATCTGGATAAGGCTGCGTCGCTAGGTGCTGAATCAAGATGTTCCAATGCCGGGCAGGCCTGCATCGCAGCGAAAAGATTTATCGTACACACTGATATTTATGATGAATTTGTCAGCAAGCTTAGCGAATGTATGAATTCCGTATCCATTGGCGATCCTTTTGATGAAAATACGGTCATGGGACCACTTGCTTCACATCAGTTCCGCAATGATCTGCAAGCGCAGGTTGATAAATGTATCAATGCAGGTGGAAAGATAGTTATGGGCGGAGCAATCCCCGAAGGCGAAGGGGCATTTTACCCACCGACAATAATCACCGACGTGCCTTTTAAAAACGAAGCGGGCCGTGATGAATTATTCGGTCCTGTTGCCTTGGTTTTCCGGGCAGAGAGTGAAGATCAGGCTATGGAAATGGCCAATGACAGCTTGTTCGGACTAGGCGGTTCGGTTTGGACCCGTGATGAGGAAAAAGGACTGCGTCTGGCGCGTAGGATTGAAGCAGGGCTGGTTTATGTTAATGGACGGGTCAGCAGCCGTCCGCCGCTTCCGTTCGGAGGGGTGAAGAATTCCGGGTATGGCCGTGAACTTTCAACTTACGGAATTCGCGAATTTGTAAATGTGAAGTCTGTTTGTATCGGATAA
- the fliO gene encoding flagellar biosynthetic protein FliO yields MPNATATALMVPDSGVGSVLKMSAALFFILAMLLLAYYFMRRFNFGGSFCGARKGELEIVDRLPLGPRQNVTVIRYRDRELVIGVTHDKITLLHAGDEGHAQTDSDFAGYLAKEHSGTSDS; encoded by the coding sequence TTGCCTAACGCAACCGCCACCGCGCTCATGGTTCCGGACTCCGGAGTGGGGTCCGTGCTTAAAATGTCGGCGGCTCTTTTTTTCATTCTGGCAATGCTGTTGCTGGCTTACTATTTCATGCGCCGTTTCAACTTCGGCGGTTCGTTCTGCGGGGCCAGGAAGGGAGAGTTGGAAATAGTGGATCGCCTTCCGCTGGGACCTCGTCAAAATGTTACGGTTATCAGGTATCGCGACCGGGAATTAGTGATCGGCGTTACCCACGATAAAATTACACTGCTCCATGCAGGGGATGAAGGACATGCACAAACTGATTCCGACTTTGCCGGGTATCTTGCAAAAGAACATTCCGGCACTTCTGACTCTTAG
- a CDS encoding LysM peptidoglycan-binding domain-containing protein, which produces MLKSLRLIALFAFFAFFVGCSAKTAPVNEPVQDTQSSAALENEASVEREVADSGIEPLDPELEAAPQQAEDLTPEEEMVLQSSNGILFDLDEHDSKEVQQYFGFFTHKARKTFDRWLKRSEPFLPYVRKVLCENNMPQDLAMLPFAESGYNAWAYSRVGAAGMWQFMPYTGRKFGLRVDWWVDERRDPYKSTKAAVKYLNVLHDMFGDWYLALAAYNAGEGKIGRALRKTGSKDFFDLTKNNHKLSRRARLRSETKNYVPKFIAISKIFKNLDELNFTNINWDNGIQVDTVKVPGGTDLLALAKACGMKWSAFHKLNPHFRRQVSPPNAVINAYLPERVMADAADYLESPNSRPFAGYKRYKIRRGDSWYRIARRYGVPVAVLKSVNNHRSNLIKPGQHIMIPGKGSSKSIYTAKNSKTRRNARSRANYRVRRGDTLWDIASRYRISVRTIKRANGLYSSRLKVGQKLYIPDNNARRSASSVAKAENVKQQMVKYRVRRGDNLWKIARRFGVKVSSLMKWNSLNHKSILRPGDRIKVYVR; this is translated from the coding sequence ATGCTGAAATCGCTTCGGTTAATCGCTCTTTTTGCATTTTTTGCATTTTTTGTAGGTTGTTCCGCAAAGACAGCTCCTGTCAATGAGCCCGTGCAAGATACACAATCTTCGGCTGCGCTCGAAAACGAAGCGTCTGTCGAACGTGAAGTTGCCGATTCAGGAATAGAACCCCTTGATCCTGAGCTTGAAGCTGCACCGCAGCAGGCTGAAGACCTGACCCCAGAAGAAGAAATGGTCCTGCAATCAAGCAATGGCATCCTCTTTGACCTTGATGAGCATGACTCCAAAGAGGTTCAGCAGTACTTCGGTTTTTTTACGCATAAAGCCCGCAAGACTTTTGACCGCTGGTTGAAACGCTCCGAGCCTTTCCTGCCTTATGTTCGCAAGGTTCTCTGCGAGAACAATATGCCACAGGATCTGGCTATGCTTCCTTTCGCCGAGAGCGGATACAATGCATGGGCATATTCCCGTGTCGGAGCAGCCGGTATGTGGCAGTTTATGCCTTATACAGGCCGCAAATTCGGACTGCGTGTGGACTGGTGGGTTGATGAACGCCGTGATCCTTACAAATCAACCAAAGCTGCGGTTAAATACCTTAACGTACTTCATGATATGTTTGGGGACTGGTATCTGGCTCTTGCTGCCTATAATGCCGGTGAAGGTAAAATAGGCCGTGCTTTGAGAAAGACCGGATCAAAAGACTTTTTCGATCTGACCAAAAATAATCACAAACTCAGCAGAAGAGCCCGTCTTCGTTCTGAAACCAAGAATTACGTTCCCAAATTTATTGCTATTTCCAAGATATTCAAAAACCTTGATGAATTAAATTTTACCAATATCAATTGGGATAATGGTATTCAGGTTGATACAGTAAAAGTGCCCGGTGGTACCGACCTGCTGGCTCTTGCCAAAGCATGCGGCATGAAATGGAGCGCTTTTCACAAGCTCAATCCCCATTTCCGCAGGCAGGTAAGCCCGCCTAATGCTGTCATCAACGCTTATCTTCCTGAGCGGGTAATGGCTGATGCCGCAGATTATCTTGAATCTCCCAATTCACGCCCATTTGCCGGATATAAACGCTACAAAATCCGCAGAGGCGATTCTTGGTATCGCATCGCACGCCGCTACGGTGTACCGGTCGCAGTACTTAAGTCAGTAAACAACCATCGGTCCAACCTTATTAAACCGGGCCAGCACATCATGATTCCGGGCAAGGGCTCTTCCAAGTCCATCTATACTGCCAAAAACAGTAAAACCCGTCGTAACGCCCGTAGCCGTGCCAATTATCGTGTCCGCAGAGGAGACACACTCTGGGACATCGCCAGTCGTTACAGAATCAGCGTTCGTACCATCAAACGTGCAAACGGACTTTATTCTTCCAGACTTAAGGTCGGGCAGAAGCTTTATATTCCTGACAACAATGCCCGTAGATCAGCGAGCTCTGTTGCAAAGGCTGAAAATGTCAAGCAGCAGATGGTTAAATACCGTGTCAGACGCGGTGATAATCTTTGGAAAATTGCCCGTCGTTTCGGAGTTAAAGTATCTTCCCTGATGAAGTGGAACAGTCTGAACCATAAATCTATCCTGCGTCCGGGTGATCGCATTAAGGTTTACGTCCGGTAA
- the rlmB gene encoding 23S rRNA (guanosine(2251)-2'-O)-methyltransferase RlmB, whose translation MKNKNTDNDNTIIAGRKPVQELLLDSPERIDLLYLQKGRQDKNFERTIQRCKKNGIKYKIADKTELGRIFSGNHQGIIARVAGLSFADYDEMLENLASSPLPLLVVLDQVQDPGNVGVLSRSLYALGGAGIVTAKHGGAFLGPAAVKASAGALNKLPVARVSNISQALDKAIDMGINIYGAGLDVDSSSAYTAEIETPAILVLGNEEKGIRFNVEKRCQKLIHIPFRREFDSLNVAQAGAMLISEFARRLG comes from the coding sequence ATGAAAAATAAGAACACTGACAATGACAACACCATCATAGCCGGCCGTAAACCAGTTCAGGAGCTACTTTTAGACTCTCCGGAAAGGATTGACCTGCTTTATTTGCAAAAGGGACGTCAGGACAAAAATTTCGAGCGCACAATTCAGCGCTGCAAAAAAAACGGTATCAAATATAAAATTGCAGACAAGACCGAACTTGGACGCATCTTTTCCGGCAACCATCAGGGAATAATCGCCCGTGTGGCCGGATTATCCTTTGCTGATTATGATGAAATGCTGGAAAACCTCGCTTCATCACCGCTTCCGTTACTCGTAGTTCTCGATCAGGTACAGGACCCGGGAAATGTCGGAGTTCTTTCCCGTTCCCTTTATGCGCTCGGAGGGGCAGGAATTGTGACTGCTAAGCACGGCGGAGCATTCCTCGGCCCTGCAGCAGTAAAAGCAAGTGCCGGAGCATTGAACAAACTGCCTGTGGCGCGCGTGAGCAATATTTCTCAGGCGCTGGACAAGGCTATTGATATGGGCATCAATATCTACGGAGCCGGGCTGGACGTTGACTCCTCGTCCGCCTACACCGCTGAAATCGAAACCCCGGCTATACTAGTACTCGGTAATGAGGAAAAAGGTATTCGCTTCAACGTGGAGAAACGTTGCCAGAAGCTGATCCATATACCCTTTCGCCGAGAATTTGACTCACTGAATGTCGCTCAGGCCGGGGCTATGCTGATCAGCGAATTTGCAAGGCGGCTGGGTTAA
- the queA gene encoding tRNA preQ1(34) S-adenosylmethionine ribosyltransferase-isomerase QueA, giving the protein MKTEKMNINTEDFFLKSYDFELPEQQIAQCPAVMRHGSKLMVLDQKTGETEIKNFTDIVDLLPEGALLVANNSKVIPARIFGKKYTGGRVEFLLLTPLPLIEPEIVPQGFKALARGLLRASKSPKPGDEIIFECGLRLTVLNKGKFGLSEVELTWTGDLKKIFEECGKIPLPPYIRRAADETDSERYQTLYACDEKAGSVAAPTAGLHFSEEINEKLRKKNIQRAEVTLYVGYGTFSPVRAEDIRDHEMHSEYIEIPKETAAAVIKAKKEGRPVIAVGTTSARTLEGSFQQTGEISEFKGETSIFIYPGFEFKVVDRMITNFHLPESSLVIMISALAGRKNVLNAYSKAVENEFRFFSYGDSMYIK; this is encoded by the coding sequence ATGAAAACCGAAAAAATGAACATAAACACAGAAGACTTTTTCCTTAAAAGCTACGATTTTGAACTACCTGAACAGCAGATAGCGCAATGCCCGGCGGTTATGCGCCACGGCTCTAAGCTTATGGTCCTTGACCAAAAGACAGGTGAAACCGAAATTAAAAACTTCACCGACATTGTGGACCTGCTCCCGGAAGGGGCTCTACTGGTAGCAAATAATTCAAAAGTTATTCCGGCCCGAATATTCGGCAAAAAATACACCGGCGGACGAGTGGAATTCCTTTTGCTGACCCCGCTGCCGCTTATCGAACCAGAAATTGTACCGCAAGGATTCAAAGCACTGGCCCGAGGACTGCTTAGGGCATCCAAAAGTCCCAAGCCCGGAGACGAAATTATTTTTGAATGCGGCCTGAGACTTACCGTATTGAACAAAGGTAAATTCGGTCTTTCAGAGGTTGAGCTCACATGGACCGGCGACCTGAAGAAAATATTCGAAGAATGCGGGAAAATTCCCTTGCCGCCCTACATCCGCCGCGCCGCTGATGAAACTGACAGTGAACGCTACCAGACATTATACGCCTGTGATGAAAAGGCCGGTTCCGTTGCCGCCCCCACTGCTGGTCTGCATTTTTCTGAAGAGATTAATGAAAAGCTGAGGAAAAAAAACATCCAGAGGGCAGAAGTAACTTTATATGTTGGCTATGGAACATTCAGTCCTGTGAGGGCTGAAGATATCCGTGATCATGAAATGCATAGCGAATACATAGAGATACCAAAAGAAACAGCAGCGGCGGTAATCAAGGCGAAAAAAGAAGGACGCCCGGTGATCGCAGTAGGAACCACCTCCGCCCGGACTTTGGAGGGATCTTTCCAGCAAACAGGTGAAATTTCGGAATTTAAAGGTGAAACCAGTATTTTCATATACCCCGGATTCGAATTTAAAGTGGTTGACCGCATGATCACCAATTTCCATTTGCCAGAATCATCCCTTGTCATTATGATTTCCGCTCTCGCCGGTAGGAAAAACGTCTTGAATGCTTACTCTAAAGCTGTAGAAAATGAATTCAGATTCTTCTCCTACGGTGACTCAATGTATATAAAATAA
- a CDS encoding 4Fe-4S binding protein codes for MSRVEFLDERCKGCLLCTTVCPKEIIRQSDRFNQHGYKVAEVAAEDMEKCTGCTSCALICPDIAIRVYRTKKAKGE; via the coding sequence ATGTCACGAGTAGAATTTTTGGACGAACGGTGCAAGGGCTGCCTGCTCTGCACAACCGTCTGTCCAAAGGAAATCATAAGGCAATCCGACCGATTTAATCAGCACGGTTACAAAGTTGCTGAAGTCGCGGCTGAGGATATGGAAAAGTGTACCGGATGTACTTCATGTGCGCTTATCTGTCCGGATATCGCTATCCGGGTATACAGAACCAAAAAGGCCAAAGGAGAATAG
- a CDS encoding 3-methyl-2-oxobutanoate dehydrogenase subunit VorB, with amino-acid sequence MAKKGEKLFIKGNEAISRGAIAAGLKCYFGYPITPQNDIPEYMSAELPKVGGEFVQAESEVAAANMLIGASSAGVRCMTSSSSPGVSLKQEAISYLAGSQLPAVIVNMTRGGPGLGDIGPSQGDYFQSTKGGGHGDYRTLVLAPGTCQEAYDLVIEAFDLAFKYRNPVMILGDAIIGQMKEPVNTWVPETKNDDDAEQWRIEGAKGREHRIIKSLFLSEGSLAGHNQALQAKYDDMAKYTKQELFETDDAELIVVAYGSIGRIVKSTVRKLRAQGHKVGLFRPITLYPFPSNELKKLAEQGKKFLTIEHNLGQMVEDVRLSIRTITDSDFFGFMPGNLPTPDDFEEPILKSLGGK; translated from the coding sequence ATGGCTAAGAAAGGCGAAAAGCTCTTCATCAAAGGCAACGAGGCTATCTCCCGCGGCGCTATTGCAGCCGGACTTAAATGCTATTTCGGCTATCCCATCACTCCCCAGAATGACATTCCGGAATACATGTCCGCAGAACTGCCCAAAGTCGGCGGTGAATTCGTTCAGGCTGAAAGTGAAGTAGCTGCTGCAAATATGCTTATCGGCGCATCATCTGCCGGTGTACGCTGCATGACATCATCCTCCAGCCCCGGTGTATCCCTGAAGCAGGAAGCAATTTCATACCTCGCAGGAAGCCAGCTCCCCGCAGTTATCGTGAATATGACCCGCGGCGGACCGGGACTGGGCGATATCGGCCCCAGTCAGGGTGACTATTTTCAGTCCACCAAAGGCGGCGGACACGGTGACTACCGCACTCTCGTCCTAGCTCCCGGAACATGTCAGGAAGCATATGACCTCGTTATTGAAGCATTTGACCTTGCGTTCAAATACCGTAACCCGGTCATGATCCTCGGTGATGCCATCATCGGACAGATGAAAGAGCCTGTGAACACTTGGGTTCCTGAAACTAAGAACGACGATGATGCTGAGCAGTGGCGCATTGAAGGCGCTAAAGGACGTGAGCATCGCATCATCAAATCACTGTTCCTAAGCGAAGGTTCCCTTGCAGGTCATAACCAGGCCCTGCAGGCTAAATATGACGACATGGCCAAATACACGAAGCAGGAACTTTTCGAGACTGATGATGCTGAACTCATCGTAGTCGCATACGGTTCCATCGGACGTATCGTAAAAAGCACAGTGAGAAAACTGCGCGCACAGGGTCATAAAGTCGGCCTTTTCCGTCCGATCACCCTTTACCCCTTCCCTTCTAATGAGCTTAAAAAACTCGCCGAACAGGGTAAAAAATTCCTGACTATTGAACACAACCTCGGTCAGATGGTTGAAGACGTACGTCTTTCCATCCGCACCATTACCGACAGTGATTTCTTCGGCTTCATGCCCGGAAACCTGCCCACCCCCGACGACTTCGAGGAGCCGATCCTCAAAAGCCTTGGAGGGAAATAG
- a CDS encoding 2-oxoacid:acceptor oxidoreductase family protein yields the protein MSKYLDSIIAGFGGQGVMLIGNLLAYSGMNAGLNVTYIPVYGPEMRGGTANCTVVLSDDEIGSPIIRSPHSLIIMNRPSLDKFQDTLIDDGIQIVNSSLVDADLVDNDRIKSFLVPCNDIADKIGNTRMANMVALGAFIKATGIMDLQAVIDSLENVISAHYHHLIPKNAEALQAGADAI from the coding sequence ATGAGCAAATACCTCGACAGCATTATTGCCGGATTCGGCGGACAGGGCGTTATGCTCATCGGTAACCTGCTGGCCTACTCAGGAATGAATGCCGGACTCAATGTAACCTACATTCCGGTATACGGTCCTGAAATGCGCGGCGGAACCGCCAACTGCACAGTCGTCCTTTCAGACGATGAAATCGGTTCCCCGATCATCCGCAGCCCGCACAGCCTGATCATCATGAACCGTCCTTCTCTGGATAAGTTTCAGGACACACTCATTGATGACGGTATCCAGATCGTTAACTCATCACTTGTTGATGCCGATCTGGTGGATAATGACCGCATTAAATCATTCCTCGTGCCCTGTAACGATATCGCCGACAAAATCGGAAATACCCGCATGGCAAATATGGTTGCGCTCGGTGCTTTCATCAAGGCGACCGGAATCATGGACCTGCAGGCAGTCATCGACTCCCTCGAAAACGTGATCTCCGCTCATTACCATCACCTCATTCCCAAAAACGCGGAAGCCCTCCAAGCAGGCGCTGACGCGATTTAA
- the aroE gene encoding shikimate dehydrogenase, translating into MEVFKPEKLFGIIGHPLGHTMSPLLHNWGFAEHKIPAVYMAWPTEPEKVESFMQTFRNLPISGASVTIPHKLSVMDYIDQLTERAKSVGAVNTLYWKGDKIVGDNTDAAGVSEPLRPYSDQIKKALLIGAGGAARAAITGLKELGIKEICITNRTKSKADDLAAEFNISTLDWDARGDQHFDLIVNSTALGMSGKFEGINPMIMDNQDANTIVFDLVYNPLETIFIKEAKDKGCTVIHGIEMFVHQGLEQFRLWTGIRLDEKKARELLLENL; encoded by the coding sequence ATGGAAGTATTTAAGCCTGAAAAGCTTTTTGGAATAATTGGACACCCCCTCGGACATACAATGAGTCCCCTGCTCCACAATTGGGGCTTTGCAGAGCACAAAATTCCAGCTGTCTACATGGCTTGGCCTACTGAACCGGAAAAGGTTGAAAGCTTCATGCAGACTTTCAGAAATCTGCCTATTTCCGGTGCCAGCGTGACAATTCCACACAAACTTTCTGTAATGGACTACATTGATCAACTGACGGAGCGCGCAAAATCGGTCGGAGCGGTAAATACACTCTATTGGAAGGGTGATAAAATCGTGGGCGACAACACCGATGCCGCCGGAGTATCCGAACCGCTACGCCCATACTCTGATCAGATAAAAAAAGCACTCCTGATCGGGGCAGGCGGAGCTGCTCGCGCAGCGATCACTGGCCTTAAAGAATTGGGTATCAAAGAAATATGCATCACCAATCGCACTAAATCAAAAGCAGATGATCTCGCCGCTGAATTCAATATCTCAACCCTTGATTGGGACGCTCGCGGTGATCAGCACTTCGATCTTATCGTGAATTCCACTGCACTGGGGATGTCTGGAAAATTTGAAGGGATCAACCCAATGATCATGGACAATCAGGACGCGAACACCATCGTCTTCGACTTGGTCTACAATCCGCTTGAAACGATTTTCATCAAAGAAGCGAAGGACAAGGGATGCACCGTAATCCATGGAATAGAAATGTTCGTCCATCAGGGTTTGGAACAGTTCAGGCTTTGGACCGGGATCAGGCTGGATGAGAAGAAGGCGCGGGAATTGTTGCTGGAAAATTTGTAG